The segment GGAAACACTTTTAAGGGCACGTGCAATCGACAATCAGTTCTTTGTTGTTGCTACAAGTCCCAGTCAACTTGATAATCCGTATTATGTTGCATGGGGTCATTCAATGATTGTTGATCCATGGGGAAATATACTGGCAAATGCCAAAAGTAGTGAGGAAATAATTTATTCTGATTTAAATCCGGATTTGATAACATCGGTACGAGAGCAGATTCCAATATTGAAAAATAAGAGAGATGACATTTATCAGACAAAATATGTTAAAAAATAACTCAGTGCTAAAAAAAGGAGGGTGATTTACCAGTTTATTCAATAAAAAAATTAAAAAGAAAATATCGATAATTAAATATCCTTATCGTTTTAAATAGTATGTTAAACAGTTATTTTTTAGCTTTTTTCTTTTTAGGTTTAGGATCTATTTTTTTAAGTGCCTTATTTGCTACTTTTTTGAATTCCTTATCCCCTGTTGCTGCTCGTCTTGCTTTTTTGATTGGGTCTATTGCTTTTTTATCTTTGATATCCCCTAACGCTTTTGTAGCTGATGTTCTAACTCCCCAATCCTCATCAGTCAATAATTCGATTAACGGATCCACAGCATCGGCAACTTCCATTTCACCCAATGCTTTGGCTGAAAATTTCCTTATAGCAAAGTCATCTGATTTTAATGCATCGATTAACTCTGTTGCAACGGTATCGTCCCCAATATCCTTTAATGATAATATTACGTATTTTTGTATTTGAGGGTTGTCAGTGTTTAATGCGGCTATTAATGGTTTAATAGAATCAGCACCTATATTGGCTAATGATTTGGCTGCTTGAAACCTGACATGAGGATTTTCATCAGAAAATGTTTCTATCAATAAATCTATCGCTTCATCAGGGTATTGTTCTAATTCAATACACGTTTGTTTTCTAACTTCATAATCGTCATCATTCAAATTTTCTTTTAATGTATCAAAATCGCTCATATAACTAACTCCAATTAATTATTTTCTTAGGCATTAATTATATATTTTAAGGAAATACTATTTAATTGTTTTTTAAATATTTATCCTTAATTTAAGAAGATGGCCTAGCTCCCAATATAATCAGTAGGATTTTTTGAACATGGGATGATAAATAATGATAAAATATATATTCTTAGAAATGAATATATACTATTAACAAAAATAGAATTTTTGTTTATATAGATAAAAAGAAAAACAAGGTAATATTATTAACTGTCGGTTGAGAATATTACTTAATGAAATGCAAATTAGATAACTAATTATTTGAAAAGGATATACTTATGCGACAAATATCCTTTTTCAATACCCTATTTTTAATGATAATAACAAACTTTATAATAATCCAATACATAATTAATAATATACATAGCTTAATGTATTAATCATAAATATGAGGAGAGTAGTTTAATGAATGATGATAAATATAAAATAGAAAGGAATGTCCTAAAACAATATTCTCCTTATACTAACTGTTATTATGATGAAAAAGGTGTTAAACATGTTTGTATAAACGTTCCAGCCAAATTTAAATTCCATATGATGGAATATGAATTATTACCCGGAATTATAGCATATTTCAACATGTGTGACTTCATACAACGATATACAAATAAAGATCCAGTTTTTAAATTAAAAAATACTGAAGAGTTATCTGTATTTAATTACATGGTCAGTGGACAAGCACAAATAGGTGTAGATGAGAATAAATATATCCCAATAAAAGAAAATGACATATTTATTCATACAAAACCAACAGAAAATTCATTATACAGTTTTTATGGAAAAACAAGCTTTATACATATAGTAATCATAGAAAGCGAGATTTACAAGCATAAAGAAACATACACTATAGAATATTACAAATTAATAAACAAACTATTCTTGTTAAGTAAAAAAGAAGAAAATATCATATTTAAATCAGAAAATCATATTAAAGAAATCCTTGAAGACTTGAAAAAACATACTTTCAAAGATGAGATTTCACAAAAAGTCTACTACCAGATAAAGATTATTGAGATAATTACTTATTTATATGAATTGAATATCGGTGAGATTAAAAACGACTATAAAACATATACCGACGCACAGATACGTGTTGTTAGAAAGATTAAAAATCACCTGTCAAGGGATATTGCCAGTTATATCTCATTGGAAGTGTTGTCCAACAGTTATGGTATCAATCTAACAACCCTGAAGAATTGTTTTAGAGACATGTACGGTAAACCGTTGTACACATGGTATAGGGAATATAAATTTTTAAGGGCCAAAGAGTTAATTAAAAATACTGATTATCCCATATCCAAAATAGCCAATATGATAGGATACAAAAGTAGCAGTAAATTTACAAAAGCTTTTAAAAAGGAAATGGGAGTTTTACCTTCCAGTTATCGTAAAAAAAAGAAATAACCACCCTTTAACTATTTTTTAAAGATTTAACTAATATTCTAACAATAATCAAATATTTAACTGATAAAAATAGAATATGTACAACAAATCATGTAAAATTATATAAATGTTTAATAAAAAATATTTTTTTTAAAATAAATACAAAAGACTTAAAGTAAAGTTTAAATAGTAATTGAAATATTTACAATAAGATAATAAAGGAGTTTAAACAAAAATAGTATCATTAAAAATAATAAAATTAGAAAAATAAAAATAGGAGATAACATGAATTATTTATTAGCAATAATAATACTTATTTACATTGCAATGATGGTTCTGGTAGGATATATCGCCTGGAAACGTACCACAAGCAACGAAGATTACTTGGTTGCCGGTCGTGAAACAAATCCATACATTATGGCATTAAGTTACGGTGCAACATTCATAAGTACCGCGGCTATTGTAGGATTTGGCGGACTTGCAGGTACAAATGGTATGGGTATCCTATGGCTGGTATTCTTAAATATTGCAGTTGGAATATTCCTAGCATTCATATTCTTTGGAAAACCAACAAGGGCAATAGGAAAATACCTGAATGCAATGACATTCCCGGAATTCTTATCAAAAAGATTTAACAGTAAATTCATACAATACTTTAGTGGATTGTTAGTCTTTTGTGCAATGCCAGTATATGCAGCTAGTGTATTGATAGGAGCTGCAAGATTTTTAGAAACAACGTTAAGCGTGGAATTCCAGTTAGCAATCATAATACTCGCAGTAATTATAGGATTCTACGTAATATTTGGTGGTTTAAAAGGTGTAATGTATACTGATGCAGTTCAAGGAATAATAATGTTCTTTGGAATGCTTGTACTGCTTATAAGTATATACTGGATGTTAGGCGGAGTGACAAATGCACACACGGCATTAAGCAATATGGCACCGCTATTTCCGGCAAGTGCCAAAGCCACAGGAGCAACGGGTTGGACGACATTTCCTAAAGTCGGAAGCGTATTCTGGTGGAACCTTGTAACGTCAATTATTCTCGGTGTAGGGGTAGGAGCTATAGCCCAACCTCAACTGGCAGTCAGATTCATGACAGTAAGCAGTAACAGAGAATTAAATAGAGCAGTGCTTGTTGGTGGAGTATTCATATTTGTAGCAACATTCTCCGCATACGTGGTAGGTTCCCTTTCCAATGTATACTTCTATCAGACGACAGGTCAAATTGCCATTCAAGCAGCCGGAGGAAATGTGGATAAAATCATACCGACATTTATCTCATCATCCATGCCACAATGGTTTACATACATATTCACATTAACGCTACTATGTGCAGCGATGAGTACTCTCAGTACCCAATTCCATGCACAGGGATCTGCTAT is part of the Methanosphaera sp. BMS genome and harbors:
- a CDS encoding sodium:solute symporter, which translates into the protein MNYLLAIIILIYIAMMVLVGYIAWKRTTSNEDYLVAGRETNPYIMALSYGATFISTAAIVGFGGLAGTNGMGILWLVFLNIAVGIFLAFIFFGKPTRAIGKYLNAMTFPEFLSKRFNSKFIQYFSGLLVFCAMPVYAASVLIGAARFLETTLSVEFQLAIIILAVIIGFYVIFGGLKGVMYTDAVQGIIMFFGMLVLLISIYWMLGGVTNAHTALSNMAPLFPASAKATGATGWTTFPKVGSVFWWNLVTSIILGVGVGAIAQPQLAVRFMTVSSNRELNRAVLVGGVFIFVATFSAYVVGSLSNVYFYQTTGQIAIQAAGGNVDKIIPTFISSSMPQWFTYIFTLTLLCAAMSTLSTQFHAQGSAMGHDVFSATRKDERGSLRLNRIGILVGIIIAVILAFILPAGVVAQGTTIFFGICAAAFLPVYVCALFWKRTTKQGAIAGIVGGTIISLFCLLFTHQKEAAGIGLCKMLTGQAVLFTSMPWPYVDPMVIALPLSFIITIVVTLLTHNTKEEEEEIDAMFKAKDGESA
- a CDS encoding HEAT repeat domain-containing protein, whose protein sequence is MSDFDTLKENLNDDDYEVRKQTCIELEQYPDEAIDLLIETFSDENPHVRFQAAKSLANIGADSIKPLIAALNTDNPQIQKYVILSLKDIGDDTVATELIDALKSDDFAIRKFSAKALGEMEVADAVDPLIELLTDEDWGVRTSATKALGDIKDKKAIDPIKKARRAATGDKEFKKVANKALKKIDPKPKKKKAKK
- a CDS encoding AraC family transcriptional regulator codes for the protein MNDDKYKIERNVLKQYSPYTNCYYDEKGVKHVCINVPAKFKFHMMEYELLPGIIAYFNMCDFIQRYTNKDPVFKLKNTEELSVFNYMVSGQAQIGVDENKYIPIKENDIFIHTKPTENSLYSFYGKTSFIHIVIIESEIYKHKETYTIEYYKLINKLFLLSKKEENIIFKSENHIKEILEDLKKHTFKDEISQKVYYQIKIIEIITYLYELNIGEIKNDYKTYTDAQIRVVRKIKNHLSRDIASYISLEVLSNSYGINLTTLKNCFRDMYGKPLYTWYREYKFLRAKELIKNTDYPISKIANMIGYKSSSKFTKAFKKEMGVLPSSYRKKKK